A section of the Solitalea canadensis DSM 3403 genome encodes:
- a CDS encoding alpha/beta hydrolase, with protein sequence MKKYLLLLFVSVIACKSFAQARFNVVEYAVKNTDTLWMHHYKPKVSNGISILFVHGGGFEGGKPINQAPFAEKMQDLGYNVFVIKYRLLQAGRGFGCDIPTPEKLKAIRAAIEDAADATKYIVAHAQSFAIDPSKIFVSGSSAGAEVALQIVYNPFAKADKERYAFFDTFKFKGLMSFAGAVVDINLVTKEKSVPMLLAHGSNDQVVPYGTAPHRMCNATQPGWLMFFGDKTVYERAVILKIPAVLYTYTGAGHEIASFMFNEFAAMDDFMKKVTKGETLKTHEIIKKTKW encoded by the coding sequence ATGAAAAAGTACCTATTACTGCTGTTTGTATCGGTAATTGCCTGTAAATCATTTGCACAGGCAAGATTTAATGTTGTTGAATATGCTGTAAAAAATACAGATACGCTTTGGATGCACCATTATAAACCAAAAGTTAGCAATGGTATCTCCATTTTATTTGTTCATGGAGGAGGATTTGAGGGTGGAAAACCTATAAACCAAGCCCCATTCGCTGAAAAAATGCAGGATTTGGGATACAATGTTTTTGTAATAAAATACCGTTTACTACAGGCAGGAAGAGGTTTCGGTTGTGATATTCCAACCCCTGAAAAATTAAAAGCCATCAGAGCAGCAATTGAAGATGCGGCTGATGCAACAAAATACATTGTAGCACATGCACAGTCTTTTGCTATTGATCCTTCAAAGATTTTCGTATCAGGAAGCAGTGCAGGTGCCGAGGTTGCTTTACAAATCGTTTACAATCCATTCGCAAAGGCTGATAAGGAGCGGTATGCTTTTTTTGACACATTTAAGTTTAAAGGCTTAATGTCATTTGCAGGAGCTGTAGTAGATATTAACCTGGTAACTAAAGAAAAATCAGTTCCGATGCTGCTTGCCCATGGTTCAAACGATCAGGTTGTTCCTTACGGAACCGCTCCGCACCGCATGTGTAATGCTACACAGCCAGGTTGGTTAATGTTCTTTGGAGATAAAACGGTGTATGAAAGAGCAGTGATTTTAAAAATTCCTGCAGTATTATATACTTATACAGGTGCAGGACATGAAATCGCAAGCTTTATGTTCAATGAATTTGCTGCTATGGATGATTTCATGAAAAAAGTAACCAAAGGTGAGACATTAAAAACTCACGAGATCATAAAAAAAACTAAGTGGTAG
- a CDS encoding glycoside hydrolase family 10 protein, with protein MKRLFVCLLLIVQGLATNAQNAQQQPEPIKGVWLTNVASEALNSRENIRSAVELCVQSGINNIYVVTWNRSRTLYPSKIMKKEFGIPIMEKFAGRDPLKEVIEEAHKKGIKVHAWFEFGFSSSYNEQGGMILKKHPEWAAIDPDGKLVNKNKFDWMNAFDPKVQNFMLSLILEVVKNYDVDGIQGDDRLPAVPSLAGYDKYTVSLYKKEHNGQEPPKDYKDAAWIDWRANLLNQFMKRLHDKVKSANPKVLVTMAPSIFPWSKEEYLQDWPTWVKNGWVDYIIPQVYRYNIKAYAETLESNISYMPEDKRWMFCPGILLQVDSHTPQGDFLQQMIDENRKLGFKGEVFFFFEGLKKHPDFFKTYKNK; from the coding sequence ATGAAGAGATTATTTGTATGCTTACTATTGATAGTTCAGGGCCTTGCGACTAATGCTCAAAATGCTCAGCAACAACCTGAACCCATTAAAGGCGTTTGGCTAACAAACGTAGCAAGTGAAGCTTTAAATTCCCGGGAAAATATCCGCTCTGCTGTTGAGCTATGTGTCCAATCTGGCATCAACAATATTTACGTAGTTACCTGGAATAGAAGCCGCACCTTATACCCAAGTAAGATCATGAAAAAGGAATTCGGTATTCCAATCATGGAAAAGTTTGCAGGCAGAGATCCACTAAAAGAAGTCATTGAAGAAGCTCATAAAAAAGGAATTAAAGTGCATGCCTGGTTTGAATTTGGGTTTTCGAGTTCTTACAATGAACAAGGTGGAATGATCCTCAAAAAGCATCCTGAATGGGCTGCTATTGATCCGGATGGAAAACTTGTAAACAAAAACAAGTTCGACTGGATGAATGCTTTTGATCCAAAGGTTCAAAACTTTATGCTCTCACTAATCCTTGAGGTTGTTAAGAATTATGATGTGGATGGTATTCAGGGTGACGATCGTTTACCGGCCGTTCCTTCTCTGGCCGGATATGACAAATACACAGTTTCACTTTACAAGAAAGAACATAACGGACAAGAACCTCCTAAAGATTATAAGGATGCCGCATGGATCGACTGGAGAGCTAACCTGCTCAATCAATTCATGAAACGCTTGCATGATAAAGTAAAATCTGCTAATCCTAAGGTATTGGTTACGATGGCTCCAAGTATTTTCCCATGGAGTAAAGAAGAATACTTGCAAGATTGGCCTACATGGGTTAAGAACGGCTGGGTTGATTATATCATTCCGCAGGTTTACCGTTACAATATCAAAGCGTATGCTGAAACGTTGGAAAGCAATATCAGTTATATGCCTGAAGATAAGCGTTGGATGTTTTGTCCGGGCATTTTGCTTCAGGTAGATAGTCACACTCCGCAGGGAGATTTCCTGCAACAGATGATTGATGAAAATAGGAAGTTGGGATTTAAAGGTGAGGTTTTCTTCTTCTTCGAAGGCTTAAAAAAGCACCCTGATTTCTTCAAGACCTACAAAAATAAGTAG